The Pseudophaeobacter arcticus DSM 23566 genome contains the following window.
GACGCCGCGTGCGCCGCCGTCCGGGTCGCCGGTGCGGGCAAAAACCACCGCCGCATCGGCTTGGCTGGCAAAGCTCATGGACGTTTTCTCGCCGTTCAGAACCCAACCGTTGCCGGATTTTTCGGCTTTCAAAATCAGGTTCGCCGCATCCGACCCGCCACGCGGTTCGGTCAGGCCCAAACCAATCACGGCCTCGCCGGACACAACCTTGGGCACCCATTCCATCGCAATCTCTTTGGACGCGTGTTTGGCGACCATGCCGCCCATGAGCGAGCCCAAAAGCTGCACGTAGCTGGCGTTGAAATCGGCATAAGCGATCTCTTCGACAATCAGCCCCGAGGTGACAGAGCTTTGCCCCATCCCGCCGAACTCTTCGGGCAAATCTGCCCCGATGAGACCCAGTGCGCCCATCTCCTTGATCAGCGCGCGATCGAATGTGTGGCCGCTTGCGCGCTCCAAATAGCTCGACGCCAGCTTCTCTGTTGCGAATCGTTTCGCTGTCTCGCGAAACGCCTTTTGATCTTCTGTTGCTTGGAATTGCATCGGTGCTCCTCCCCATGACCGAAAAATATCTTCTTCCCTAAAATCTAACAAATGTTAGAATACACTTCAAGAGATGTTTTGAGGAGGAGGACCAAAATGAAAAATTCGCAGAAAGACAACTTCGACACCATGCTGTCACCGATCCGTGCGGGTCAACATATGTTGCGCAATCGCGTTATTATGGGGTCGATGCACACCCGGTTGGAAACCGAACCTGATGGTATTGCCAAACAGATCGCCTTTTATGCCGAACGGGCACGGGGCGAGGCGGCGATTCTGGTCACGGGCGGATTTTCGCCCAATGCCGAAGGGATATTCGACCCCGAAGGCCCGCGGGTCGACGATCCAAAGGAGGCGGAAAACCTGCGCCCGATCTGCGAAGCGGTCCAAGCCGAAGGCAGCCTGCTTTGCGCACAGCTTCTTCATGCTGGACGCTATGCAAAGATCGAAGGCTGCGTCGCCCCCAGCCCGATTCGCGCGCCGATCAACCGCTATGTTCCGCGTGAAATGACCGATGCCGATATTCGCCGCACCATCGAGGATTTCGCCAAATCGGCCGCCAATGCACAGGCCGCAGGATTCGATGGCGTCGAAATCATGGGCTCCGAGGGCTATCTGATTAACGAATTCACCGTCCCCCACACCAACAAACGCGAAGACGAATGGGGTGGCAGCGCCGAGAATCGCCACCGCTTTCCGGTCGAAATCGTGCGCGCGGTGCGCGAACGTTGCGGGCCCGGTTTCCTTGTTATTTACCGGATTTCGGCCGCCGATCTGGTCGAGGGCGGTGCGCCCGCTGATGAAATCGCCGACTTGGCGCGCAAGATCGAGGCCGCAGGCGCGGATATCCTCAACACCGGTATCGGGTGGCACGAGGCGCGCGTGCCGACCATTGCCTATCCGGTTCCGCGCGGCGCATGGCGCAAGGCGGCGGCAAACGTAAAAGCGGCGGTCTCAATTCCGGTGGTCGCCTCCAACCGAATCAACACCCCCGAGCTTGCCGAAGACATTCTGACCTCTGGCGAGGCGGATATGATCTCGATGGCGCGTCCCTTTTTGGCCGACCCGCATTTCGTCAAAAAAGCGCGCGAAGGCCACGCCGACGAGATCAACACCTGTATCGCCTGCAACCAAGCCTGTTTGGATTTCATCTTCTCGGACCGGCCGGTCGGCTGTCTGGTCAACCCACGCGCCGGACGCGAAACCGAATTTCGCGACACACCAACCGAATCACCCAAGAAGGTGGCCGTTGTCGGCGGCGGCGCCGCAGGCATGGCCACGGCATCCGAGGCCGCAAGACTGGGGCACGACGTTACCCTGTTCGAGGCGCAAGACAAGCTGGGCGGTCAGTTGAACCTGGCGCAAGCGGCACCGGGCAAGGACGAGTTTAACGAGACCCTGCGCTATTACAGCGGC
Protein-coding sequences here:
- a CDS encoding FAD-dependent oxidoreductase — protein: MKNSQKDNFDTMLSPIRAGQHMLRNRVIMGSMHTRLETEPDGIAKQIAFYAERARGEAAILVTGGFSPNAEGIFDPEGPRVDDPKEAENLRPICEAVQAEGSLLCAQLLHAGRYAKIEGCVAPSPIRAPINRYVPREMTDADIRRTIEDFAKSAANAQAAGFDGVEIMGSEGYLINEFTVPHTNKREDEWGGSAENRHRFPVEIVRAVRERCGPGFLVIYRISAADLVEGGAPADEIADLARKIEAAGADILNTGIGWHEARVPTIAYPVPRGAWRKAAANVKAAVSIPVVASNRINTPELAEDILTSGEADMISMARPFLADPHFVKKAREGHADEINTCIACNQACLDFIFSDRPVGCLVNPRAGRETEFRDTPTESPKKVAVVGGGAAGMATASEAARLGHDVTLFEAQDKLGGQLNLAQAAPGKDEFNETLRYYSGQLQKHGVKLRLGQRAELDDLNGFDHVVISTGVTPRIPDLLGVDHPSVATYAEILSGARAAGETVAVMGAGGIGHDVAEFLVTEPAEAHNTDAFCDTWGVDPKFATSGALAGDPLAPKPSRRKVVMLQRKASKPGTGLGVSTGWILRNALRKHGVEALGGVVYDRIDDAGLHIMVDGAPKTIAADTIVLCTGQEPERALAEDLIARGATVTMIGGAKEAAELDALRAIDEGVRLAQSL